Genomic window (Pseudomonas sp. L5B5):
CGAGCTCAGCGTATTCGACGCCCTGCAGACCCACAGCTTCGAGCAGGTCCTGGGTGCGCTGAAAACCACCAGCCGGGTCAACAAGGCCCTGGCGGTCAGCTCGGCGGCGCCGCGCAATCGCTACTACGCCATCAAGGAAGCGCTGATCAACACCGTGCACGCCTTGCACATCCCCTGGCGCCTGGTCCGGCCACAAGATCTTGCGGCGATCAACCGCGAACTGCGGCAATATCCAACGGTATTCACCAGCAACTACGACCTGCTCGCCTACTGGGCCGTACAGCATGAACCCCAGGGGCTCAGCGACCTGTTCGAGGGGGACGACCCGGCCTTCAGCCTGGACAGTGCCAGCACTCAGGCAACCCGCATCCTGTACCTGCACGGCGGCCTGCACCTGATACGCAACCGGGATGGCAGCGCCCGCAAGCTGACGTCCACCGAAGGCACCCTGCTGGGCAACTTCGCCATCAACAACACCCTCAAGACCTTGGACGATGTACCGCTGTTCGTCAGCGAAGGTCCCTTGGCGGACAAGCTCAAGACCATCCGCAGCAGCGACTACCTGTCGTTCTGCTACCAGCAACTGCTGGACCACCAGGGTGCGCTGTGCCTCTTCGGCCACAACCTCGGCCCCCAGGACGCCCACCTGGTCCAGGCGATCCGCCAGTGCGGCGCTGGCACCCTGGCCATTTCCATCTATCCGCGCA
Coding sequences:
- a CDS encoding DUF4917 family protein; the protein is MMDFQEFDAELEDFTALRAGTAFTGLLIGNGASRAVWEDFAYDSLFENARSVEEKPLGQSELSVFDALQTHSFEQVLGALKTTSRVNKALAVSSAAPRNRYYAIKEALINTVHALHIPWRLVRPQDLAAINRELRQYPTVFTSNYDLLAYWAVQHEPQGLSDLFEGDDPAFSLDSASTQATRILYLHGGLHLIRNRDGSARKLTSTEGTLLGNFAINNTLKTLDDVPLFVSEGPLADKLKTIRSSDYLSFCYQQLLDHQGALCLFGHNLGPQDAHLVQAIRQCGAGTLAISIYPRSPAFVQHQKRHYAKLFDGLEMSLRFFDSRTHALGDPALSVPVER